A portion of the Segatella copri DSM 18205 genome contains these proteins:
- a CDS encoding phage antirepressor produces MVKSVNTNKVEMDKKAAIAVVFENPEFGKIRTLTDENGEPLFCAKDLCDILGYKKSRNAVNQLVNHLDALKQGVKVSGSLRKDGTPSKRRQQMIFVNESGFYALVLGSKLSTAVKFKNWVTADVLPQIRKTGGYIPVQPGESDEETIRHAEEILRATLKEKENLLKKQRLQIEQQKKLIGEQDTEIRRLNDVVDEQVVRIAKSGDNIIQLENQVGNLLPKALYSDNVLDSVSCFTTTQIAKELGITAQELNRSLCALHIQYYQSGQYLLYADYAHMGLAKSRTRYSAFLDPKSDGRQEKMGRAYTHTYLVWTERGRKFIHDLAHRYWELCEKVKK; encoded by the coding sequence ATGGTAAAGTCAGTTAATACAAATAAAGTAGAAATGGATAAGAAGGCAGCAATTGCTGTTGTGTTTGAAAACCCTGAATTCGGTAAGATTCGTACCTTGACCGATGAAAATGGAGAGCCTTTGTTCTGCGCAAAGGATCTCTGTGATATACTGGGGTATAAAAAATCAAGAAACGCTGTAAATCAGTTGGTTAACCACCTTGACGCCCTAAAACAGGGCGTCAAGGTATCGGGAAGCCTGCGTAAGGATGGTACTCCATCAAAACGCCGCCAACAGATGATCTTCGTCAACGAGAGCGGTTTCTATGCTTTGGTGCTCGGCTCCAAGCTTTCTACTGCCGTGAAGTTCAAGAACTGGGTTACGGCTGATGTGCTGCCACAGATTCGCAAGACGGGTGGTTATATCCCGGTGCAGCCGGGCGAGAGCGATGAGGAGACAATCCGACATGCTGAAGAAATTCTCCGTGCTACGCTCAAGGAGAAGGAGAATCTGCTGAAGAAACAGCGCCTGCAGATTGAGCAGCAGAAGAAGCTTATCGGCGAACAGGATACCGAAATTCGCCGTCTCAATGATGTAGTAGACGAGCAGGTGGTTCGCATCGCCAAGAGTGGTGATAATATCATCCAGTTGGAGAATCAGGTGGGTAATCTTTTGCCGAAAGCGCTCTATAGCGATAACGTGCTCGATTCTGTTTCTTGCTTCACCACCACGCAGATTGCGAAGGAACTCGGTATCACAGCCCAGGAGCTGAACCGCTCGCTCTGCGCCCTGCATATCCAGTATTACCAGAGCGGTCAGTACCTTCTCTATGCTGATTATGCCCACATGGGTTTAGCCAAGAGCCGCACCCGCTACAGCGCCTTCCTAGACCCGAAGAGCGATGGCAGACAGGAGAAGATGGGTAGAGCCTACACCCATACCTATCTCGTATGGACCGAACGAGGACGGAAGTTCATCCATGACCTTGCCCATCGATACTGGGAACTGTGTGAAAAGGTAAAAAAGTAA